One stretch of Gemmatimonadaceae bacterium DNA includes these proteins:
- the hrcA gene encoding heat-inducible transcriptional repressor HrcA, with product MGSEQLTSRERTVLEAVIQTYVETAEPAGSRTLSRRFGLGVSPATIRNTMSDLEEKGFLAHPHTSAGRIPTNKAYRAFVDSLLTRGQVAVVERNRLAHDIGRADSPIETILRRAAQSLGVLAQELGVALGPTLAKTVLRSLDLVRVSSERLLMVLQLEGGVARTVFVEVHGEIADGVLVEVTAVLNERLAGLSLDQISATVGSRLRDTSAGADARELLNIFVQDAGVLFGPTLPLADGALVLGQASVLAGQPEFSEAERLRRLLDLTESPQSLADAIRGRPQAHGISITIGHEHADPRLEDFTMVTAEYHAGSLAGVIGVIGPTRMPYDKVIALVSHTSQLLTELLD from the coding sequence ATGGGTTCAGAACAGCTCACCAGTCGCGAGCGAACCGTACTCGAGGCCGTGATCCAGACGTACGTTGAAACTGCCGAACCGGCGGGCTCGCGAACGCTCTCGCGGCGGTTCGGGCTAGGGGTATCGCCGGCCACGATCCGGAACACGATGAGCGATCTCGAGGAGAAGGGATTCCTCGCCCACCCGCACACGTCTGCCGGCCGCATTCCCACCAACAAGGCGTACCGCGCATTCGTGGACTCGCTGCTCACGCGCGGGCAGGTAGCCGTGGTCGAACGCAACCGGCTGGCGCACGACATTGGCCGCGCCGATTCGCCCATCGAGACGATCCTCCGCCGGGCGGCGCAGAGTCTTGGCGTACTGGCGCAGGAGTTGGGCGTGGCGCTGGGACCCACGCTCGCCAAGACCGTGCTGCGGAGTCTCGACCTCGTGCGCGTGAGCAGCGAGCGGCTTCTCATGGTATTGCAGCTTGAAGGGGGCGTGGCGCGCACGGTGTTCGTGGAGGTGCACGGTGAGATCGCCGACGGCGTGCTGGTGGAGGTGACGGCCGTGCTCAACGAGCGTCTGGCCGGGCTCAGCCTCGATCAGATCAGCGCGACCGTAGGATCTCGGCTGCGCGATACGTCGGCGGGTGCCGATGCGCGCGAGTTGCTCAACATCTTCGTCCAGGACGCCGGCGTGCTGTTCGGGCCGACCCTGCCACTGGCCGATGGGGCGCTGGTGCTGGGGCAGGCTTCGGTGCTGGCCGGTCAGCCCGAGTTCTCGGAGGCCGAGCGGCTGCGCCGGCTGCTCGATCTCACGGAGAGTCCCCAGTCGCTGGCCGACGCCATCCGCGGGCGGCCGCAGGCGCACGGCATCTCGATCACCATCGGGCACGAGCACGCCGATCCGCGGTTGGAGGATTTCACGATGGTCACGGCGGAATACCACGCCGGTTCGCTGGCCGGGGTGATCGGCGTGATCGGCCCCACGCGCATGCCCTACGACAAGGTCATCGCCCTCGTCTCGCACACATCGCAGCTGCTCACCGAGCTGCT
- a CDS encoding carboxymuconolactone decarboxylase family protein, producing the protein MTTPARRIDTLVTLDEPTRRLVRLSAVVTAGSEAEQRAVIAAVVETVPPRWVEELLLQSYLFAGFPRALNAMREWRRVHPEPAAPPPAGAPDEWRAAGEHTCAIVYGQFYDRLRDNIRHLHPALDEWMIMEGYGKVLSRPELDLARRELCIVAACAAAGQDRQLHSHLHGALNAGVAPDVVSAAIESLDGVIGSDLLETARLLWARVQGK; encoded by the coding sequence ATGACAACTCCTGCCCGCCGCATCGATACTCTGGTGACACTGGACGAGCCCACACGGCGGCTCGTGCGGTTATCGGCCGTGGTCACGGCCGGGAGCGAAGCGGAGCAGCGGGCGGTGATTGCCGCAGTGGTGGAGACCGTGCCGCCGCGCTGGGTAGAAGAGTTGTTGCTGCAGTCGTATCTGTTCGCGGGGTTCCCGAGGGCGCTCAATGCCATGCGGGAATGGCGGCGGGTGCACCCTGAGCCCGCCGCTCCACCGCCGGCCGGCGCACCGGACGAATGGCGCGCCGCCGGCGAACACACGTGCGCCATCGTCTATGGCCAGTTCTACGACCGGTTGCGGGACAACATCCGACATCTGCACCCGGCGCTCGATGAATGGATGATCATGGAGGGTTACGGGAAGGTGCTCAGCCGGCCGGAACTCGACCTCGCGCGGCGCGAGTTGTGCATCGTCGCGGCCTGCGCGGCCGCAGGGCAGGACCGTCAACTCCATTCGCACCTGCACGGGGCGCTCAATGCAGGTGTGGCGCCCGACGTGGTGTCGGCAGCCATCGAATCGCTCGATGGCGTGATCGGCTCTGATCTGCTCGAAACGGCGCGGCTGCTCTGGGCGCGCGTCCAGGGGAAATAG
- a CDS encoding asparaginase, translating into MAELHLDIAVTRGDSTESLHRVHAAVVRPSGELVAFARDPGLVTHWRSCAKPFQAMPLVEAGGFEALGWGEERLALACASHGGEPEHVAIAAAMLADLGLVEGDLACGPHEPLSARGAQLLRDAGQTPTRLHNNCSGKHAAMLGRAKTAGWSTAGYHTGAHRVQQGCLASVSRWSGVDRDAVGCAVDGCGVVEYSLSLIGMATAYARLGQAAVDGAPGPAQVVHAMGAHPFLVGGTDRFDTILMELTAGRIICKVGAEGVHSAVSLDRGVGVAIKAEDGAGRAQYPALLRVLQMVDALPAQLPPRLADLARRPILNTRGELVGEIRPVA; encoded by the coding sequence ATGGCCGAGCTGCACCTCGATATCGCCGTCACGCGCGGCGACAGCACGGAATCGCTCCACCGCGTGCACGCCGCGGTGGTGCGCCCGTCTGGCGAGCTGGTGGCATTCGCCCGCGATCCCGGGCTGGTCACCCACTGGCGTTCGTGCGCCAAACCGTTCCAGGCGATGCCGCTGGTGGAGGCCGGTGGCTTCGAGGCGCTGGGATGGGGTGAGGAGCGGCTGGCGCTCGCCTGCGCCTCGCATGGCGGAGAGCCGGAGCACGTGGCGATCGCCGCGGCGATGCTCGCCGACCTGGGCCTGGTCGAGGGAGACCTGGCCTGTGGCCCGCACGAGCCGCTATCGGCGCGCGGGGCGCAACTGTTGCGCGACGCTGGTCAGACTCCGACGCGGCTGCACAACAACTGCTCGGGCAAGCACGCGGCCATGCTGGGTCGGGCCAAGACCGCGGGGTGGAGCACTGCGGGCTACCATACGGGGGCGCACCGGGTGCAGCAGGGGTGCCTCGCCTCGGTGAGCCGCTGGTCGGGGGTCGACCGCGACGCCGTCGGCTGCGCCGTGGACGGCTGCGGTGTGGTCGAGTATTCGTTATCGCTAATAGGCATGGCGACGGCGTATGCCCGGCTGGGGCAGGCGGCGGTGGACGGCGCACCGGGCCCCGCCCAGGTGGTCCACGCGATGGGGGCGCACCCCTTCCTCGTCGGCGGCACGGACCGGTTCGACACGATCCTGATGGAATTGACCGCCGGCCGGATCATCTGCAAGGTGGGCGCCGAAGGGGTGCACTCCGCCGTGAGCCTTGACCGCGGGGTGGGCGTGGCGATCAAGGCCGAAGACGGGGCGGGCCGCGCGCAGTATCCGGCGCTCCTCCGCGTTCTGCAGATGGTCGATGCGCTCCCGGCTCAGCTCCCGCCGCGACTGGCGGACCTGGCGCGTCGTCCGATCCTCAACACGCGGGGCGAGTTGGTCGGTGAGATCCGGCCGGTCGCCTGA
- the obgE gene encoding GTPase ObgE, with protein MFIDRAVVKVEAGTGGSGQTSFRHEKFVPMGGPDGGDGGRGGDVFVRADANLSTLLDFTYRDFWKADRGQHGEGSNRTGRSGSDIVLPVPPGTVVRDLDAGELLGEVLEDGDTLLVAKGGRGGKGNAFFVTATHQSPREWQPGEEGQTRTLELELKLIADIGLVGQPNAGKSTLLSVISAARPKIGDYPFTTLAPNLGVVPLSGHRTFVVADIPGIIEGAHDGKGLGLQFLRHIERTRILAFLVPIDSMDWQVEYDQLRSEIAAYSPELALKPHCVVFTKMDLWGDDPVPDIDAPGAFAVFAISAANRTGLEDLLAGWWAKTLELKKAVAPKREFSDLL; from the coding sequence ATGTTCATCGATCGTGCAGTGGTGAAGGTCGAAGCGGGCACCGGCGGGTCCGGGCAGACCTCGTTCCGCCACGAGAAGTTCGTGCCGATGGGCGGGCCCGACGGCGGCGACGGCGGACGCGGCGGCGACGTGTTCGTGCGCGCCGACGCCAACCTGTCGACGCTCCTCGATTTCACCTACCGTGATTTCTGGAAGGCCGACCGCGGGCAGCACGGCGAGGGCAGCAATCGCACCGGAAGGTCGGGCTCCGACATCGTCCTCCCCGTGCCCCCGGGAACCGTGGTGCGCGACCTCGATGCGGGCGAGTTGCTCGGCGAGGTGCTCGAGGATGGTGATACGCTCCTCGTGGCCAAGGGCGGCCGCGGCGGCAAGGGGAACGCGTTCTTCGTGACCGCCACGCACCAGTCGCCGCGAGAATGGCAGCCGGGCGAGGAAGGTCAGACGCGCACGCTGGAGTTGGAACTCAAGCTGATCGCCGACATCGGGCTCGTCGGGCAGCCCAATGCCGGCAAGTCCACGTTGCTCTCCGTCATCTCAGCGGCGCGTCCCAAGATCGGCGACTATCCCTTCACCACGCTTGCCCCCAACCTGGGCGTCGTGCCGCTGAGCGGGCACCGGACGTTCGTCGTGGCCGACATTCCCGGCATCATCGAGGGCGCTCACGACGGCAAGGGTCTCGGACTGCAGTTCCTGCGGCACATCGAGCGTACGCGCATTCTCGCGTTCCTCGTTCCCATCGATTCCATGGACTGGCAGGTCGAGTACGATCAACTCCGCTCGGAGATCGCCGCATACTCACCCGAACTCGCCCTCAAGCCACACTGCGTCGTGTTCACCAAGATGGACCTGTGGGGCGACGACCCGGTGCCCGATATCGACGCGCCGGGTGCGTTCGCCGTGTTCGCCATCAGCGCGGCCAACCGCACGGGGCTTGAAGACCTGCTCGCTGGCTGGTGGGCGAAGACCCTCGAACTGAAAAAGGCCGTTGCGCCCAAGCGGGAGTTCTCCGACCTCCTCTGA
- the hemW gene encoding radical SAM family heme chaperone HemW, with protein MAAAVYSGVLPRHLYVHVPFCARRCSYCDFSIAVRAVVPAGDFARAVASELRMHYPGSERWELDTLYFGGGTPSKLGGEGVTQLLDLIRGRVTLAPDAEVTLEANPEDVSPASVRAWRAAGVNRLSLGAQSFDDRVLTWMHRTHDAGAIPRAVETARAAGFSDVSLDLIFALPDSLERDWIRDLESALALRPTHLSLYGLTVEPATPLARWRARGKVHEAPEERYEREFLAAHEILAAHGLAHYEVSNYARPGHEARHNAAYWRGVPYAAVGPSAHAFDGGRRRWNTAAYAAWLDHVAAGRDPIEGEEQLTEDSRALELVYLGLRTAGGLQLMPGESDFLEPWVAAGWAEIDADGTLRLTPLGWLRLDALTEHLTIRRSRY; from the coding sequence ATGGCTGCCGCCGTATATTCCGGCGTGCTTCCCCGACATCTCTACGTCCACGTGCCGTTCTGCGCCAGGCGCTGCTCCTACTGCGATTTCTCGATCGCCGTGCGCGCCGTCGTGCCGGCCGGGGATTTCGCGCGGGCCGTCGCATCGGAACTGCGGATGCACTACCCAGGCAGCGAGCGCTGGGAGTTGGACACGCTGTACTTCGGAGGGGGCACGCCTTCCAAACTTGGCGGAGAGGGCGTGACCCAACTGCTCGACCTCATTCGGGGGCGCGTCACGCTCGCACCCGATGCCGAGGTCACGCTCGAAGCCAACCCCGAAGACGTGTCGCCCGCATCGGTCCGCGCCTGGCGCGCGGCCGGTGTCAATCGCCTCTCGTTGGGCGCGCAGTCGTTTGACGATCGCGTGCTCACGTGGATGCACCGCACGCACGACGCCGGGGCGATTCCGCGCGCCGTGGAGACGGCGCGCGCCGCGGGATTCTCCGACGTGTCGCTCGACCTCATCTTCGCGCTTCCTGATTCTCTCGAACGCGACTGGATTCGCGATCTTGAATCGGCGCTGGCGCTACGTCCTACGCACCTTTCGTTGTACGGCCTCACCGTGGAGCCGGCCACGCCTCTGGCGCGGTGGCGGGCCCGCGGCAAGGTCCACGAGGCGCCCGAAGAGCGATACGAGCGCGAATTCCTGGCCGCCCACGAGATCCTGGCCGCGCACGGGTTGGCGCACTATGAGGTTTCCAACTACGCGCGACCCGGCCACGAAGCACGCCACAATGCCGCCTACTGGCGCGGCGTTCCCTATGCGGCTGTCGGACCGTCGGCACACGCGTTCGACGGTGGGCGTCGCCGTTGGAACACGGCCGCATATGCGGCCTGGCTCGACCACGTTGCGGCGGGGCGCGATCCGATCGAAGGCGAGGAGCAGCTGACCGAGGATTCCCGCGCGCTGGAACTGGTGTACCTGGGGCTCCGCACGGCCGGGGGCCTCCAACTGATGCCCGGAGAGAGTGACTTCCTGGAGCCCTGGGTGGCCGCGGGGTGGGCGGAAATCGATGCGGATGGCACACTTCGGCTCACCCCCCTCGGCTGGCTCCGACTGGATGCGCTCACCGAACACTTGACCATTCGTCGAAGTCGTTACTAG
- the dprA gene encoding DNA-processing protein DprA — MIDGIGCATFQQLIARFGSAQRALDDAEWAPQRQAAVAAADCALGDAARSGMELLAWGDPALPASLRELNDVPPVLWALGDLSLLDDRPRVAIVGTRRATAYGTRVARALAGAFARVGACVVSGLARGIDAAAHRSALDAGGTTIAVLGTGADIVYPVANGTLHGEIAERGLLLSEYPPGERANGGSFPRRNRLIAALAPLTIVVEAGVKSGALITAGYATALDRVVAAVPGPMDQPQSEGANLLIRDGAHILASVEDALALLGLTRPVRLPPLEPGSDEAAVWNALGQGDADLDALCARCALPAQRCMAAVTALEIAGAVECSMAGDVRRRIG, encoded by the coding sequence ATGATCGACGGCATCGGGTGCGCAACCTTCCAGCAACTGATTGCACGATTCGGGTCCGCCCAGCGCGCGTTGGATGACGCCGAGTGGGCGCCGCAGCGTCAGGCGGCCGTAGCCGCTGCGGACTGCGCGCTGGGTGATGCCGCGCGCTCCGGTATGGAACTGCTCGCGTGGGGAGATCCCGCGCTCCCCGCGTCCCTGCGCGAGCTGAATGACGTACCGCCCGTGCTCTGGGCGTTGGGGGACCTCTCGCTCCTCGATGATCGTCCCCGTGTGGCCATCGTCGGGACTCGGCGCGCGACGGCGTACGGCACCCGCGTGGCCCGCGCGTTGGCCGGCGCTTTTGCCCGGGTCGGTGCCTGCGTGGTGAGCGGCCTGGCGCGCGGCATCGACGCCGCGGCGCATCGCTCGGCCCTCGACGCGGGTGGCACCACCATCGCCGTACTCGGCACCGGCGCCGACATCGTGTATCCCGTCGCCAACGGCACGTTGCACGGCGAAATTGCCGAACGCGGCCTGCTGCTCTCGGAATATCCGCCCGGCGAGCGCGCGAATGGCGGATCGTTTCCGCGCCGCAATCGCCTCATCGCCGCCCTCGCCCCGCTCACCATCGTCGTGGAGGCGGGGGTGAAGAGCGGCGCGCTCATCACGGCCGGCTACGCCACCGCCCTCGACCGCGTGGTCGCCGCCGTGCCCGGTCCCATGGACCAGCCGCAGAGCGAGGGCGCCAACCTTCTCATTCGCGACGGGGCGCACATCCTCGCGTCGGTGGAGGACGCGTTGGCGCTGCTCGGCCTCACGCGTCCGGTCCGGCTGCCGCCGCTCGAACCGGGGAGCGACGAGGCCGCAGTGTGGAACGCGCTCGGGCAGGGCGACGCCGATCTGGACGCGCTGTGCGCCCGATGCGCACTGCCCGCGCAGCGCTGCATGGCGGCCGTGACCGCGTTGGAGATCGCCGGGGCGGTGGAGTGCTCGATGGCCGGCGACGTGCGGCGGCGCATCGGGTAG